The window CAGCTGGAGTACAAGGTACGGACCGACACACGTGCTCCCTGCCGCAGTCGGTGCCCCACCGGCACGCGGGGGTGCGTTTGTGCTCGCGCTTGCTCTCTCCATTTGCCGATCCCTTGGACTCCGTAAGCTTCAAGATTTAGCCTCTTGCTGTCTCTTTAGGTATGATTCTAGTTGGTTACTGAAAAAGTTGAAGAACAAAAGAACACTACAATGTGAAATTAATTAGTGGGCTGGGGAGAAATAGGACTGCGCTGCCTGGCTTTGGAGCTGCAGGTTGCAGCCCGCCTGGCAACTAAAGCAGAGTGCAGGGAAATGGGGAGTTAAACACTCCTTCTCCAGTGACACTGCCTCTTTCTGCCCCGCTTCAGCTCTGAGATGTTGGTGATTAATCCCTCATCTCTCCTGAAGCCCAGAAGCGTTGTCTTCTCTCGTGCCGGTGTCTGGGTTTGTGACCGTAGCGCTCGGGTACTGGAAGGATCCAGTACGGGGTTGATAACTGCACTGTCTGTGCTTCCCAGGAGcagtccctgctgcagccccccaccctgcagctgctgaatgGCATGGGCCCTCTGGGGCGGAGGGCATCAGATGGCGGAGCTAACATCCAGTTACACGCACAGCAACTGCTGAAACGTCCTCGAGGTCCATCTCCACTCGTCACTATGACGCCAGTAagtagcaaaaggaaagaagagaattgGTGGTGTGCTTATAAATATCTTCTCCCGCAGGCAGAGCTGACTGCCTCCAGGTCATAGCAGACGGAGTAGTGCTCTGGAAGCACTGCAGGGAGTGTGCCCGCTTGCTTCCAAAGGCTCTCCCCCTCCGGAGCGGCAGGGTGCTCTGTCCCCTTGTGGGAGCGTTGCTGTGCTCTCCTGTAGCTAGCAGCTGAGGTGGTATTGCTCTTCGGAATTGACAACGCGTTTGTGAAGTTTTTTTACggttgcttttcttctcctttgctgaTCTAATAGAGAAAACTAGAATGTCCGTCTTGGGCGTTAACGTCCGTTCTTCCTTGAGGCATTTGTATCGCTGAATTTTCCTGGTAGCACCAAAAGAAGCGGCGGCCTTGTACAGGCAGTTCTGTTTGGGGAAGGAATGTCGGAAGGGGTccttggtgctggggaggagctggCGTATATCCGTGTGAAAGCCTGTCTGGGAAGGTCAGGCGTCTGCTGTGCGGGTGGGACCGCGCTGGCTGCCTCCTGGAACCCATggcttctcttctctctgcaggCCGTCCCAGCTGTCACCCCTGTGGATGAGGAGAGCTCCGATGGGGAGCCAGATCAGGAAGCTGTGCAGAGGTAACCCCCAGTCTGTTAACGTTTGCCCTTATTACCCTCAAAGAGGCTCGCCCTGTGGAGTTCCACAGCTGAATTAAAACACGAGCAACCTCATCACAGGCAACAGTGTTGATTACAGCGAAGGCTCAACGTTTCTCTTGTTCTTGTGGGTGTTGATTACTGTAGGCAATTACTCCTCTGACACTACTAGGTGCTTACGAAGCTGGGTTCCCCCGAAACGGTTAGCTATTTGAGCAGTAGGTTCTCCAGAAACTCTGAAACTGCTAAATTCCTTTGCTTAGTGTGCACCAGCATGCAATCCACACTAACCTGCAAAATGAGTGCTAAGTGATTCACCCCTCCCTGCTGAGTGATGGAGGTAGGAAGATCTCGTCTGTGGCCTTGGGTGTCAATGCAGCTTTTGTATCAAGACATGCAGTAAACATCCAACTCTGATGCCTTAAAGTGAGCTTGCTGGAAATACGGGTACCTCTAGCTTCTAATTGTGGCAGTAGGCCTTAAAATAGTCTGCTCCAATAAGGACAGGATTATGAGATATCAGTCTGAAAACTTCTGTTCTCTTTGTCTGCTCCAAACACGTACTGGGAAGCGGGTAGAATATGCTTGTACTTTCTCAATCCATGAAAACACTAACCGTGTCCTTGCTAACATTTTCTTAGTAGCTTTTGCATAGTTTCTTCTCTGCTAACCAGCTGGTGCACTACATGTGGTGGGTGTGGTTACGGAGCGCTCCTACTTCTCACCTCAAACTTGAAAAGTTTTCTGGACTCCCCCCAGTTTGTACAGGCCACCACCTCGAGTAAGGTAGCGTTTCCCCAGGGGCTGCGCTTGGGAGAAGGATTCAAATCGGGGGTTGCTTGCAGGCAGAGAAACCCTGGGGTGGGTGGAGGTCGTACTGCAGAGCCTTTGCCAGCTCTTCTCCTTCCAGTGCTCCAGAGCGAAGGGGGGATTTGAACGGTGGGTGTGTGCAGTGACGGATTGTGCAGAGTGTGCGCTGAGACTCCTTTTGCCTACCTGAGCTTAGAAGAAAGAGCTGGTACATGTGAAAGAACTCGCTTCCAGCCCTACCTTAGCTGACACAGCCCTTCGGCAGAGCTCGTCTTGTGTTTTTTGTGTAGCCTTATACTCTGGTTCTTCACCCTCATCTTTGCTCACTCTCACAGTATTTTCCAGCgtcaggagctgctgctcatCCACTGAGCCACGGTGCTCGTGacctgccccagctgcaggggagCACGATGAAAGAAATGAGGCTAAGTCATGGTGTTGAGCGGGTGAAGAGCGTGCAGCTGCAGGCACTGTAGGCTGCGTTCAGCCCCCGTTAGGCTGCTGTACCCTAACTGCGTGCTGTCCTCCCTAGCCGGGCTCAGGAACACAGACTCCGTACGCAGCCGTGCTGCCTAGGTAGCTATGAAAAGTTGTCATTTAGGGCCCGTAATGTCCGCTGACGACGCCTCAGATGGTAGACAGTCTTTCTGACTGTGCAGATCAGATAAATCTGATTCTTGGCAAGGGGATGCTTGGACATCTTACCTGGGCAGATTTTCACCTCTCCTATTCTAAAACCTAAGGTTTCAGTTGAGTCTCTTAAGTTAAAGCATTAGCTCAGCTGGAGACATTTTGAAACCCGCATGCAGTACTGTGTAGGTTGCAAGCCACAGACATGTTCAGATCCCACTGAAAGGCAAGTCTCCTTGGACCCGTAGGTCACTTTGCTGCTCTCGACAGTGCTGCCCTTAGTCCTTTCATGCCACATGTTCTTCTGCCACCAGATGACCCAGAAAAAGCCCCATCCAGGTTGTGTGTTAACTTGCTCTCCACCCCCTTATGTTGCAACATGTCAGTAGTCATCAGAGGAGAAGGGTAAATAGCATTAACATCAGGGACAGATGCAAATATTTAGCTTCTCAGAACACTGCTCCGAACACTCTGTATGCAGGCACCAGTGAGCGGTTTTTGTCCTTCTTAATCCGACCTTGAAAACAGAGCATAGTCTTTTCTCTGTTCCAGGGAACAGTCACATCTCCTTTGAGCTTTGGGAAACTTTCTTCCACCCAAAACGCTGTTATAGCTCATGATTGGATTGTTCCCTGGaggtctgaaataaaatgatctTAGCAAACCACAACTGTAAAGCTCTTTGGGAAACTTTCCCCGTCTGCATCAAATGATTCTTAAACAGCTAATGGCACAGACTTTGGCAAGTTACCACAACGCTGAGCACTCTTCATTCTGTTAACTTGCTGTCTTCTGCTTAAGTGGCTTCAGCAGCTAGCAAAGAGAGGCTGGGTTTGGAGAAGGCAACAACTTTATtgcttgctgctcttctgtgcTTCACCAGTTGAAGTTGCAGGGAGCCTTAGCAGGGGAGAAGAGTGAAGGTGAGACTTGCCCGTTAGCAGCCCTGGTGTTGCCGGCCAAGTGATCTTTGTCACAGTTACCACAGCTGCCTCGTTGCTGCTGGTTCACAAGAGTGGAAATAGTTCATAAGTGGGCGTTCATCCCGCCTGGCCTTGAGTGGGTAAAGTGCTAGCCCCCCTGCTTGGCACAAGCCAGGGCACCCTGGGTAGGCGCTTGGTTCGTTATCGCTTCTGGCCCTGTGCCCCCAGCTGCTCTGAGCACCCCAGCAGCCAGTAGCTAGCAGTTCAGGGCAGCAGCCGTCGGAGCTGTGTGGCCCTTCGGCACATCCTCGCCAAAGCAGAGGCTCCTGGTTTTGCCCTGCGCGCTCCCCCAGCCTTTAGAGGGTTTGCAAAAGGACGGAAGTCTCTTAGTTCCAGCGCAGAGGGTGCTTTAGTTTAAGCTGCTGCCCCCGGGCTCTGGTGCAAGAGGCAAGCCCAGCCTTAGCGCTGGGAGCTGTGGCTCCAGAGGAAGGGACCCTCTCGCCGCTCGATTTCCCTCGCTGGCTTTGCCCTGCGCGTCGCTGGGCGATTTCCGACTCCCCGGGGAGCGGAGCAGGGACTAGATGGCGCAGTCGGCCCGGGCTGGGCACCAGCCCTTCCTCGGCCCAGcgcccttcctcctgctcctcgaGCAGCCGGAGGCTCTACCCGCCCGTAATCTCCGGTGGGGTGGCCCTCCTGCACCCTTCCCCTGCTGTGACAAGCTGGCCGCTGCTCATGGCTGGGCCCGGGGCGCCCCAGGGTAGGTCTGAAGTGCAAAGGCCATCCTGCAAGGccacagctgagcagcagctctgctctgcgcCCGTTCTCTGGCCAGCTCTTGCTCGGATTATCTGTGAGTCGTCTCTTGGCTCCGTGCATGCAGCAGACTTCCCCGTGGCTCAGTGGGGCcttgggagagggaggcagaCCTGCTGTAGTGGAGTGAATCCACGCTGAGGGCAGGCAGTCACCTGGGTATTCCCGAAGGGATATACCAGCATTCCCCTTGAGATGAAACGTGGCTTTCCTGCTGGGAAGAGCAAATGGCTACTCTTTCCTTCTGAGGCTGGCAGTAGCACGCAAGCAGCCGAAACTACACTTGTCCCCTAAGCACTGAAGACCCAGTGATGTGACGGGCATGGGCGGTGTGTCCATGGCGTGCTCCTGCCCGGTTGGTTCTGAGCACTGCAGCAAGCATTCTTCCTTCCCGTTTACTCTGGATTATCTAACGCTCCCTGTTTTTGGAGTACTCCCATCAGTCTCTTATAAAATGTGCTCCTGCTTGTTGCAGATACTTGGCAAATAGGTCAAAAAGGCACACTCTGGCAATGACCAACCCTACAGCTGAAATCCCTCCAGACTTGCAGAGGCAGCTAGGACAGCAGTCCTTCCGACCCCGGGCTTGGGCTCCACACCTGGTACCCGATCAGCACCGGTGAGTAATGGCACCGGCCGTTCGGGCAGCTTTGCGCCAGGAAACCTGCTCAGATGTCGTCTGGAATGGAGCACTGAGGACATCCCGCTTGgcagggaggggtgaggaggaggaggaggaacaagtACAAAGAGCAGACCCACAGAGCAGAGGGTGTCTGACCGCGCTGGGGACGCTGGAGTTCTGCGCTGGCGCGGGCTCCGTGCCTGCAGATGCAAGCAACGCAGCGGCAGGAATCAGCTGGCTCTTCCCCTCCAGTCCCCTTTTTGTGGCTGGAGGCGATTTGCCAGAATGGCCGCTGTCACCTGAGGGTCGAGAATAAGCTATTCATTTTAGAGGACAGCTTTTCTCTCTTGTCGTGGTAGGTGTCAGGCTAGCAGTAGATAGCAGATTTTCTACAGAACGTTATTGGAGGCAGATGCGGGCAAAAGACTGCACCGAGAGTCATCTACGCCAGAGCTCAAAAACCTCACTGTTCTGCACCAGAGTTGTGTGTTTTGACTGCAAGTTCTCTTTGCAAAGCTCCTCAAGagtcattttatttctgatctgAACCCCCGATGGGAATGATGTGGGGAAAGGAAGCtggggtgggaagaaaaaaaaaaaataaaaaaaatcacaatgtcTGGGAAAGAGGGAACCTCTGCAGATTGGGTCTGAACACACTCAAAATGTGTGGGTGGGGCGCTCCGGATGGAGAGAGGTGTTAATTTGACACAGAGGCCTTGCCGCAGCAGCGCACCAGAGATGCTAATGCCACCGAGGGAGCTTAAAAACCGGTGCTCTGAACCTCTCCGTGCTGAGAGTGCAAACCAGCTGCAAACTGCAGAGTTTGCTGCCTGTTGGTCTCGACTGTTGAGAAAGCAGTCGCCTGCCAGGCTAGACTGGTGCTCGTGTTCCAGCTTTCAGCCAGCTCACACTGGCAAGCTTGACAAAGCGCTTTTTATTGTAGCCAGATACCTGCTGAGCTGAGCACTGATGTAATCAGCAGAGACAGGTGAACTCTGAGCAGACTGAGACAGTGCTAGTGCCACGCTGGAACTCCAGAAAACCAAGATAAGCACCTCTATACCCTGAAGTTACTCCCTCACAGAGGTGCCTGGGGgatgggaagagcaggaggggaaagatTTCTAGGGTCACAGCTTGATAGGAGGAGGAGTGCAGCTTGCAAAACAACCAGAATGTGCTGTGTCCTGCTTTAAGGATTGCTTCAAGTCGTAAAGGTAAGCCGGGTCCCTCACGCACTGCaggaattgattttttttttcttttttttcttttttaaacaagactGTTAAAACACACTTCCCCTGTAAATATGTTGTGTCACCTCTGCCTCTTGGCTCTGGAGTCCTGAGGCTGTTGCATCACGAACAGGGTGGTATCTGCTCATTCCACCCTCGGTGTCATAACGCGCTGTGAGCCTGCCTCACGTTTTACCTGCGAAATCACGGACACTTCATCTGACCGTGGCCCAAACAGATTGCCCCATGTTGTGTCCAAGACACATAGGGCACAGAAACCATTAGCCGTCTTGTGTCACCACATAAATAGACCTCCGTTATTGAATGGCAGGTGGGTTTTATTTTAGCACTTAACATATTTTAAGCCATCTTCTTACGTAGCACCCGTTTTTGGTCACGGTAACTTGGTATCTGAAAGCGGAATTGAAGTACAACAATTGTACAAGGCAGTACAGTTGTTCTGCCTTGGCCACACGGGTTTGGGAGCCTCAGCGTAGTTTCATCTGTAGCTTCTGCTTTCCGTCAGTacaacaggaaagcaaatggaTCACGATAACGGGTGGGATGGCATCAAAAGGCAGGGGCACGGCTCTGTCCTTGGAAGAAAGTTGTGTGTCATCTGTAGAAACTGAAGTACCTCCTGCCGAGGCAGACCAAGCGACAGGAACTGAACCCAGCATGCTGGAAATGGTCCAGCATCAGTCACCTTCTGATAAGGGAGGTGACTGTCTCTCCAGGAGAAATAGCTTCACTTCTTGGAAGAGGCTTCAGTAGAGAGCCACGTTCCGAGTAGCCGTGGCAGTAACGTGCCTGCAGTAACGCAGCTCAGGGCCACACCAGTGTGCAGCCAGGTGGGCTCCTGTTGGGTTTAGTGCCAGGAGGTGCTGTAAAGACCGCATCTCCATGACCTTCTCGCAAAGGCCACAGTCGGAGCTTGTACCATTAAGTATTGTTTGCTGGGTTTTATAGATTGCATTTGGACAGAAACCAccagggcaggcagagaaaCCTGATTCTGTTGGTTGTGAGGCACGTTGTGACGTGTGTGTGGAAAGTTAGCTTTGCTAATGAGAGTACGGGTTGCACCTgatggcagggcaggagcttAGCGCTTGGCTTTGATGATGGGGAGCCCCAACTCTGGGAGAAAACAGcgcctgaaaaaaaatctggctccCTCTGATGGTGAAGAAGAAACCTCATTGTGAAGGGAGAGTGCTCGTAGTTCCTTGGGCAGAGTTGCCTCGATACTGGCTATGTCTGCTTTTCAAAGGTACCCGTTCTGATTGCCCAGTGCCAAGCATCCAGGCTACTGGGAGACTCTGGATGTGAAGTGACAGCTTGGTTAATGCAGTAGAAAGATTTCCCCTACTGTACAGAGTTACGTCCCtgccctctttttttaattcgGTGCATCTCTAAGCACGGATGCCAGCCCCCCTTCTTCCTCAGAGGCTGCAGAACACGTCAGGCTCCTTTCTCCACGTGCCCCTCCTGTTTTCCTCAGGCATCAGATGTAGTCAggggccctggggagctgcaagGCTCAGGAAGTGGCTGCTGAAGAGgtgaatttacatttttaggaTGCTGAATGGTTTCTGTAAACCTTTTTCATCTGAGGGATAGGTGCATCTGTATGGATGGACAGTGAGTTGCTGCCCATCTGGAATCTGCTTTGTGGCTGAGTCGTCTCCAACCTTAAAACACATTTGTCTGCCCAGGCACCAAGGATACTTGGTAATCCTGTTTCCTGTTCACAGTGATGATGGCACTTTATGTCTTGATCTAAAACATGATTTATTCGGGGTGAGTGGGCAGGTAGAACTTAGCATGGCTGGTGTAAATTAAATGTCTCTGTACCGGAGTTTGTTTTTTAGCTGGTATCACTAACCCACTTCCCCATGTGTTCAGTTCTATTTACAAGGACTCAAATACTCTGCACCTCCCCACCGAACGCTTCTCCCCGGTTCGGCGCTTCTCTGATGGTGCTGCCAGCATCCAGGCTTTCAAAGCCCACCTGGAGAAGATGGGCAATAACAGTAGCATCAAACAGCTTCAGCAGGTAAGAGAGGGGCGGGGGGCCTCGGAAGAGCCTCTGCAAGGGCTTTTTATTGTCTCAGCCTTGCTGCTTCAGGAAGCAAAGGGTGAAATCTTTACCGCTAATGGCTGTGGACACGCAGTGGCTTTCCAGCCGAGGAGCTGTTCCCCTCTGCCTatctgcagcagccctgctgaatGTGCTCTAAACGTATGTGCTGTTCACCTGCAAGCTGGGAACGTTGGGGGCTTCCACCCCCCTCTTTCTGGGGAGCAAACCACGTGCCGTGCCCCCGCCTGGGCTGTTCTGCCTGCCCTCGTGGGTCCTGCTGCCACTGTCAGACTGCGGCTGCTGTGGCAGCAAAGTTTTGGGGCTGTTCCAGGGCGTCCTGGGAAAAGGGCAGTTCCTACTGCCAGAGTTTGGAGTGCGTCGTATGCTGTTGCCGATGCAGCCGGCGCACGTCTTATGGATGGCTCGAGTGGGGTTTGGCCCCAGGAGAGGACCTTCACCTTGCAACATGGTAGAAATACGAGATGCTCTCTTCACCCTGCAGTTACCATTACTAGGGCTTTGTGCTTGCGTTTTTAAGGGAACGCAACGGTACCAGCTTTGTGTCACGTGcatccatttcttttctgttgtctaAGGCTTGGGCTAGCTGTGTTATTACACACGTGATTCTGTCAAATTAAATGGATTAGGCTTTCTTTACTGGCGTTTTCAGACGGGTAGGCTGTGGAAAGTGCCTTTTTGCACAGCAAGCGTGCCGTGCACAAAAAGGTCACTTAGAGGCTGTGTTGGATTCGTTACAGGAGTGTGAGCAGCTTCAGAAGATGTATGGTGGGCACATGGACGAGAGGACGCTGGAgaagacacagcagcagcacatgttgtaccagcaggagcagcaccaTCAGATCCTTCATCAGCAGATTCAGGTACTGGAGCCTGAGGCAGACCTTCTGAAGTCTTAGCTGTGTTCTCCTGCATTGCTGCAGATACAGCTACTGAGCAGGTCCCGGTGGGACTGAGGAGAGCAGGTTGCTCGGCTTGCTGTAATGAGGGGCAAGCCTGAAGGACTTCAGCAGCGAtgtttgcacagctgctgcGATAGCCAGAGCCACAGTCAGGGGTCGGGTATTTGGTGAATCTGGATATGTCCTATTTCACCAATCAGTGTTTTCTAAATTTACTAGTTGAGACATTATTGATTGCAAAcacttcttgtttttttttctggtgcctGGTTCAGGACTGTATCCGGCCACCCCAGCCATCTCCACCCTTGCAAGCTCCATGTGAAaaccagccagctctgctcactCACCAGCTTCAGAGGTAAAGAAATTGCTTTAGCAAAGCTCTGGGGAATGCGTTTTACTCTTACTCAAGCCCAGGGGTGAGCTAACGCGCTTAGGAGAGTCCGGGGCCGAGTTGGAAGTGTATAAAGTTAGAATGACATCGCCAGTTCCCAGGTGAATGTTGCCTGGTCCTTTTAGCTGGGTTCTGTCTGAAGGACTTTTAGAAGTAGAGAAACACGATTCAAAGGTGCAAATCTGCTTTGAACAGATGATTGGCAGTTCTGCCGTTTGACCGGCTTGAAAATGCGTTCCCTTCAGCGGCCGGTTTCTCTCATGCTttctgctcagagctgctgctggacgTCTCGCACCTTTTCAGGCTTTTCAGGCTTAGGTAACCGTCCTTGGCTTCAGCCCCCTGGCTTGTAGATGAGGCAGGCTGAAATGCgggaaaggagaacagaaggTTTCTCACCGGCCACAGTGAGTCAGGAGGCGAGCCTGCGGTGTCCTTGTCCCCGGGTTTCTGTTGTAGCCACCGGGTTATGCTCGCTACCTGCGTGACTTCGGCAAGTCAGGTGGCTCTCAGAAGAGAAGCCAAGCTGTAAAGAGCTTGGGATCCCAAACAAgggctttatttaaaacaagagaaGCGCGGCATTTGGCGTCAGCTCTCACAGTTGAAAAGGCATCTTAATGAGGAGCAGGCATGATGAAAAGGTGCTTGTTTCCCTGCACAGGTTACGGATTCAGCCATCCAGCCCGCCCCCGAACCACCCTAATAACCATCTCTTCAGGCAACCAAACAGCAGCCCACCTCCTGTGAGCAGCAGcgtgctccagccccacggTAAGCGCTGACAGTTTACCGAGCCATCTGCGCTCCTCTGGGCGGGCCACTTGGCAGAACCGTATGGTCCTATCAAACCTCCGGGGAAAACAGTGcgtgggggtgccgggggcttCGGTTCCCCCCTGCGGCCTAGTCCTTGCGCGGTTTGCTGATGATGTAAAAGATTCTCCATCTGGCAGCGAGGGCTGGTGTTATCGAGAGCTTGCGAGGAGCTGCCAGCTGGAATGTGCTGTTGGGTTTCTTGTCATAAGATCCTTACTTATCGCtcctgggggtggggaggaagggctgATATTCTCGGGTTTATGCAAATCACTGTCaactctgctttgtttctctttctgtgcaaGGGGCTCTAGCTGTGACCTTTGCACGCTGGCGCAGCGTGACGGAGCGGTCGGGAGTAGCGCTCCTCGCCACCCGCAGACCCGTACTGGGACTCCCAGTGCGGCCCAGAAGAGCGGCAGCTCCTGCGCGGGGCACATCTCGCTCCCGAGCCCTGCCGCAGGCCGGCGCGGGTGCTGAGGGTCTTTGTTCCTTGTAGGTGCCGCCTCCCAGTCCCAGTTCCAAGGGATGCCGTCCCACAACACAATCTTCCCACAGTCCGGTAACTgttcccctcccccaaacaTGGGGCTGACGTGCCTGGGCCTGCAGCAGCAGTCGCAGCCTCAGCAGGTCACTATCCAAGTGCAGGAGCCCGGCGACATGGTCAGCAACAACCTCCTGCAAGGGGCCTCTGTGGCCGGGCAGGGCATGTCCTCCCACGCGCGGGGCATGCCCATCAGCCCCAGCGCCAACCAGATCCAGATGCAGCACCGCGCCAACCTGATGGCCTCCCTCACCTACGGCCACAGGCAGCTGTCCAAGCAGCTCAGTGCCGACAGCGCCGAGTCGCACAGGTAAGGCCCCCGGCCGCCTCTGCACCGCTTCCCCGAGCTGGGAGTAGGGAGGAAGAAGTGGGGGCAGACGTCGGGCTGAGGCGTGGTTTCCTCgccagccggggctgccctgcgcTGGTTTCAGGGAGCGAGCTGTCTCCCTGCCCCTGGGCAGCGGTTCCCGAGCCCGGTCGGGGCTCTGGGagtctgcagggctgctgtaTCGCGCGGCTTAGggagcacctcctgcccagAAGCAGCTCTATCTGCCTCCTGACCGGGGAAGGTGCAGCCCGGCATGCCGAGCCGGAGCCGCTGCAGAGCGGTcacttgttcttttctgttcttcgCAGTCTGAACGTGAACAGGTATCCCCCCGCCAACTACGACCAGGTGCACTTACACCCCCACCTGTTCCCAGAGCAGCCTCGCGTTTCCCCCAGCAACTACAGCCCATCGGGAGGAGTTGGgtttcctgcagctcagcaggcTCTGAAAGTCCCGCAGCTTGACCAGTATCCCAGTTTCCCTCAAAATGCACATCAGCAACAGCAGCACTACACTGCATCGGCACTACAGCAAGCACTGTTGTCCCCAACGCCTCCCGACTACAGCCGACACCAGCAGGTACCGCACATCCTCCAGGGACTGCTTTCTCCCCGGCACTCGCTCACGGGGCACACGGACATGCGGCTGCCCCAGGCAGAATTTGCACAGCTCATCAaacggcggcagcagcagcagcaagaattTCAAGAGTTGTTCAGGCATATGAGTCAAGGGGATGCTGGGAATATGGGCAGCAGCGTGGGACAGAACCTCTCGGAGCGCCAGTCGTTGTCTTTGCCTTATCAGAGCGCTGACACGTACCACCCACAGAACAGCCCCCAGCATCTCTTAAAAATCAGGGCGCAAGAATGTATCCAGCAGGTACCTGCGTCAGTGCCGCCGCACGGATACGTACACCAGCCAGCCCTGTTCCATTCGGAGAGCATGGAGGAGGACTGCGCGTGCGAGGGTGCCAGGGACAGCTTTCCAGACAGTAAGAGTTCAAACACATTGACCAAAGGTTGCCACGAGACCCCTCTGCTTGTAAATGCAGGAGGGCACGGGGACCCAGAATCTTTGCTAGGAACTGCTAATCACGCGCAGGAGTTGGGGACGCACCAATACAGACATCAGCCCGCTGCTGGATTCAGTAGGAATAAGGTGCCCAGCAGAGGTAAGGCTTCCTGCTGCTCGCGTAGACGAAACGCTCTTCCGTGCTGGCTGCGTGCCGCTTGCCTTCCTGCCGGAGGACACCGTCTCTACCCAGCACGGCGAGGGTTTCGTGACATATTTTGCATAGCACGGAATTACCTAGATTCTTTCTGGCTTTTGTGGCCTGAAGTGAATTGCAGGCATAGTCTCTCTAATAAACAGTGTTAAATAAGAAGGGGACCCGACCGGCTGATTCTCTTTGGAATTTGACCTACTTCTGCAGGCAGGTAAAGGCCAGGTCCCAGAATACTGCCATCTTTTCAGGGGTGCTGCGTGCTGGTGACATATTTATTCGTGTTGGTGATGTTGCCCATCCTGTGTAAGCGACGGGCTAGAAACAGTTAAGTTACTAGCGTAGCCCCAGCGGCAGCGGTGTATCCCTTCTCCTGGGAACGGGCCCCTGAGTCCTGGCATTGCTGAAGCTTCCACAAAGGTGCACCGTAGGAGTGGTGGTAAATGTCTCGCGGCTAAGGCCGCcttgcagcagctcctctggcgctttgggaagcagcagcgAGACTCTAGCCCCGCTTGAACTAGAAGGGGTTGATTCTGAAGAAAGCGAGTTTAAACTTGCCATTAGCGTCCGAAGACCTTTTCTGCTAGTTGGAAGCAGTTGCGCCTTTGCTCCTTGGTGGCTGCATTGGCAGGGGTGCACTGTAAGAGAAATTCCTGCCTGAGCTGTGATCGTAGGCCTTCTCTGTATGAAAAACACCATCCTAGCCCCTTGCTAAGAGGGCTTTGAGGAGAGGCTTTCCAGGCTGAGCTGGCTGGATCAGTATGCGCTGCAGGACTGAGCTGCGCTGGTCTGAAGCCATCAGCTTGCCCTTGGCAC of the Ciconia boyciana chromosome 20, ASM3463844v1, whole genome shotgun sequence genome contains:
- the SIK3 gene encoding serine/threonine-protein kinase SIK3 isoform X4; translation: MKMLCHPHIIRLYQVMETERMIYLVTEYASGGEIFDHLVAHGRMAEKEARRKFKQIVAAVNFCHCRNIVHRDLKAENLLLDANLNIKIADFGFSNIFTPGQLLKTWCGSPPYAAPELFEGKEYDGPKVDIWSLGVVLYVLVCGALPFDGSTLQNLRARVLSGKFRIPFFMSTECEHLIRHMLVLDPSKRLSMEQICKHKWMKLGEADAEFDRLIAECQHLKTERQMEPLNEDVLLAMVDMGLDKERTIQSLRADAYDHYSAIYSLLCDRLKRHKNLRIAASPSIPRTMTFPTSANIQQTEQTGNTMSINVPQVQLINPENQIVEPDGTMNLDSDEGEEPSPEALVRYLSMRRHTVGVADPRTEVMEDLQKLLPGFPRVTPQAPFLQVTPNVNFMHNVLPRQNLQPTGQLEYKEQSLLQPPTLQLLNGMGPLGRRASDGGANIQLHAQQLLKRPRGPSPLVTMTPAVPAVTPVDEESSDGEPDQEAVQSSIYKDSNTLHLPTERFSPVRRFSDGAASIQAFKAHLEKMGNNSSIKQLQQECEQLQKMYGGHMDERTLEKTQQQHMLYQQEQHHQILHQQIQDCIRPPQPSPPLQAPCENQPALLTHQLQRLRIQPSSPPPNHPNNHLFRQPNSSPPPVSSSVLQPHGAASQSQFQGMPSHNTIFPQSGNCSPPPNMGLTCLGLQQQSQPQQVTIQVQEPGDMVSNNLLQGASVAGQGMSSHARGMPISPSANQIQMQHRANLMASLTYGHRQLSKQLSADSAESHSLNVNRYPPANYDQVHLHPHLFPEQPRVSPSNYSPSGGVGFPAAQQALKVPQLDQYPSFPQNAHQQQQHYTASALQQALLSPTPPDYSRHQQVPHILQGLLSPRHSLTGHTDMRLPQAEFAQLIKRRQQQQQEFQELFRHMSQGDAGNMGSSVGQNLSERQSLSLPYQSADTYHPQNSPQHLLKIRAQECIQQVPASVPPHGYVHQPALFHSESMEEDCACEGARDSFPDSKSSNTLTKGCHETPLLVNAGGHGDPESLLGTANHAQELGTHQYRHQPAAGFSRNKVPSRESIVGNCMDRSSPGQAMQVPDHNGLGYPVRPASSEHPRPRTLQRHHTIQNSDDAYVQLDNLPGMSLMAGKALSSARMSDAVLSQSSLMASQQLRDRESEECGESLEGQEHPNLGDGSQHLNTSCYPSTCITDVLLSYKHPEVPFGMEQAGV
- the SIK3 gene encoding serine/threonine-protein kinase SIK3 isoform X3, whose protein sequence is MAEKEARRKFKQIVAAVNFCHCRNIVHRDLKAENLLLDANLNIKIADFGFSNIFTPGQLLKTWCGSPPYAAPELFEGKEYDGPKVDIWSLGVVLYVLVCGALPFDGSTLQNLRARVLSGKFRIPFFMSTECEHLIRHMLVLDPSKRLSMEQICKHKWMKLGEADAEFDRLIAECQHLKTERQMEPLNEDVLLAMVDMGLDKERTIQSLRADAYDHYSAIYSLLCDRLKRHKNLRIAASPSIPRTMTFPTSANIQQTEQTGNTMSINVPQVQLINPENQIVEPDGTMNLDSDEGEEPSPEALVRYLSMRRHTVGVADPRTEVMEDLQKLLPGFPRVTPQAPFLQVTPNVNFMHNVLPRQNLQPTGQLEYKEQSLLQPPTLQLLNGMGPLGRRASDGGANIQLHAQQLLKRPRGPSPLVTMTPAVPAVTPVDEESSDGEPDQEAVQRYLANRSKRHTLAMTNPTAEIPPDLQRQLGQQSFRPRAWAPHLVPDQHRSIYKDSNTLHLPTERFSPVRRFSDGAASIQAFKAHLEKMGNNSSIKQLQQECEQLQKMYGGHMDERTLEKTQQQHMLYQQEQHHQILHQQIQDCIRPPQPSPPLQAPCENQPALLTHQLQRLRIQPSSPPPNHPNNHLFRQPNSSPPPVSSSVLQPHGAASQSQFQGMPSHNTIFPQSGNCSPPPNMGLTCLGLQQQSQPQQVTIQVQEPGDMVSNNLLQGASVAGQGMSSHARGMPISPSANQIQMQHRANLMASLTYGHRQLSKQLSADSAESHSLNVNRYPPANYDQVHLHPHLFPEQPRVSPSNYSPSGGVGFPAAQQALKVPQLDQYPSFPQNAHQQQQHYTASALQQALLSPTPPDYSRHQQVPHILQGLLSPRHSLTGHTDMRLPQAEFAQLIKRRQQQQQEFQELFRHMSQGDAGNMGSSVGQNLSERQSLSLPYQSADTYHPQNSPQHLLKIRAQECIQQVPASVPPHGYVHQPALFHSESMEEDCACEGARDSFPDSKSSNTLTKGCHETPLLVNAGGHGDPESLLGTANHAQELGTHQYRHQPAAGFSRNKVPSRESIVGNCMDRSSPGQAMQVPDHNGLGYPVRPASSEHPRPRTLQRHHTIQNSDDAYVQLDNLPGMSLMAGKALSSARMSDAVLSQSSLMASQQLRDRESEECGESLEGQEHPNLGDGSQHLNTSCYPSTCITDVLLSYKHPEVPFGMEQAGV